A window of the Pseudomonas furukawaii genome harbors these coding sequences:
- a CDS encoding ABC transporter permease, whose amino-acid sequence MDLDLISNILFAMVRCGTPLLLVALGELVCEKSGVLNLGQEGMMLFGAVIGFIVALSTGSLWLGVLLAMAAGMLLAALFALVALGCNANQVATGLALTIFGVGLSSFVGAAWVGKPLAGFEPLAIPLLADIPLLGPMLFAQDLLVYLSFALFAAVAWVLLKSRIGLVIQAVGENPDAASAMGLPVMGVRTLAVLFGGAMAGLAGAYLSLAYTPMWAENMTAGRGWIALALVVFASWRVFRVLLGAYLFGLASILHLVAQGVGLAIPANLLAMLPYVATILVLVLLSRDALRTRLFAPVSLGQPWRAGH is encoded by the coding sequence ATGGACCTCGACCTGATCAGCAACATCCTCTTCGCCATGGTCCGCTGCGGCACGCCGCTGCTGCTGGTGGCCCTCGGCGAACTTGTCTGCGAGAAGAGCGGCGTCCTCAACCTCGGCCAGGAGGGGATGATGCTGTTCGGCGCGGTGATCGGCTTCATCGTCGCCCTGTCCACCGGCAGCCTCTGGCTCGGCGTCCTGCTGGCCATGGCCGCCGGCATGCTGCTGGCCGCGCTCTTCGCCCTGGTGGCGCTGGGTTGCAACGCCAACCAGGTGGCCACGGGCCTGGCCCTGACCATCTTCGGGGTGGGGCTGTCGTCCTTCGTCGGCGCCGCCTGGGTGGGCAAGCCACTGGCCGGTTTCGAGCCCCTGGCCATTCCCCTGCTGGCCGATATCCCGCTGCTGGGGCCCATGCTCTTCGCCCAGGACCTGCTGGTGTACCTCAGCTTCGCCCTGTTCGCCGCCGTGGCCTGGGTGCTGCTGAAAAGTCGCATCGGCCTGGTGATCCAGGCGGTCGGCGAGAACCCCGACGCCGCCAGCGCCATGGGCCTGCCGGTGATGGGGGTGCGGACCCTGGCGGTGCTCTTCGGCGGCGCCATGGCCGGGCTGGCCGGCGCCTACCTGTCCCTGGCCTACACGCCGATGTGGGCGGAGAACATGACCGCCGGACGCGGCTGGATCGCCCTGGCCCTGGTGGTCTTCGCCAGCTGGCGGGTGTTCCGCGTGCTGCTGGGGGCCTACCTCTTCGGCCTGGCCAGCATCCTCCACCTGGTGGCCCAGGGCGTGGGCCTGGCGATCCCCGCCAACCTGCTGGCGATGCTGCCCTACGTGGCCACCATCCTGGTGCTGGTGCTGCTCTCCCGCGACGCCCTGCGCACCCGCCTGTTCGCCCCGGTGTCCCTCGGCCAGCCGTGGCGCGCCGGTCACTGA